A single genomic interval of Zunongwangia sp. HGR-M22 harbors:
- a CDS encoding queuosine precursor transporter, with amino-acid sequence MAKLKLKDKLTAYRFYLILASLFIASLVVSNLIFQKFFSWDFFGIYKFEISVGILPYPVTFLITDIISEVYGKKKANQVVTAGIFASLFSLLIIYTANAVPATDWSPIGDALFTKVFGATAIAVIASMLAYLFAQYIDIQLFHFWKKLTKGKHLWLRNNFSTFLSQFVDTASVLILLCSFNKIEWDKFGVLLLSGFLFKVIVAICDTPFLYLAVYGIRKRFKLAEGEELILEE; translated from the coding sequence TTGGCCAAATTGAAGCTTAAAGATAAACTAACAGCGTATCGATTTTATTTGATTTTAGCGTCTTTGTTTATTGCATCCCTGGTAGTTTCTAATTTAATATTTCAAAAATTTTTTAGTTGGGATTTTTTCGGGATTTACAAATTTGAAATTTCAGTGGGTATTTTACCTTATCCAGTCACTTTTTTGATCACTGATATTATTAGCGAAGTGTACGGGAAGAAAAAAGCCAACCAAGTAGTTACTGCAGGAATTTTTGCATCGCTCTTTTCTTTACTGATTATTTACACGGCAAATGCTGTTCCGGCAACCGACTGGTCACCGATTGGAGACGCGCTCTTCACTAAAGTTTTTGGCGCTACCGCCATTGCTGTGATAGCTTCGATGCTTGCATATCTATTTGCCCAATATATCGATATTCAGCTTTTTCATTTTTGGAAAAAACTGACTAAAGGAAAACATCTTTGGCTTCGGAATAATTTCTCGACATTCTTATCTCAGTTTGTAGATACGGCTTCGGTTCTTATTTTGTTATGTAGCTTTAACAAAATTGAATGGGATAAATTTGGTGTTCTATTACTTAGCGGATTTCTGTTTAAAGTAATTGTAGCCATTTGCGACACACCATTTCTATATCTTGCTGTCTATGGCATCAGGAAACGATTTAAATTAGCTGAAGGAGAAGAACTTATACTAGAAGAATAA
- a CDS encoding RNA methyltransferase: protein MKNRKIKNSELNRKSVEEFKEAKKTPIIVILDNIRSLNNIGSVFRTADAFLIEKIYLCGITAKPPHKDIQKTALGATETVTWEHVEDTLALVEKLKEDNVKVFSIEQAEGAVILNNFKPEIGEKIAVIFGNEVKGVQQKVVSASDGVIEIPQAGSKHSLNISVSTGVILWDLYSKLKTAD from the coding sequence ATGAAGAACAGAAAGATCAAAAACAGCGAGCTAAATCGTAAATCGGTTGAAGAGTTTAAAGAAGCTAAAAAAACACCTATCATCGTTATTCTGGACAATATCAGAAGTCTGAATAATATTGGATCTGTTTTTAGAACTGCCGATGCTTTTTTGATCGAGAAAATTTATTTGTGCGGAATCACGGCTAAACCACCCCATAAAGACATTCAGAAAACTGCTCTTGGCGCTACCGAAACAGTGACTTGGGAACATGTTGAAGATACTTTAGCTTTAGTTGAAAAACTGAAAGAAGATAACGTAAAAGTATTTTCTATCGAGCAGGCAGAAGGTGCGGTAATACTGAATAACTTTAAACCTGAAATTGGTGAAAAAATCGCGGTGATCTTTGGAAATGAAGTAAAAGGCGTACAGCAAAAAGTAGTTTCGGCTAGTGATGGTGTGATCGAAATTCCGCAAGCCGGAAGCAAACATTCATTAAATATTTCGGTGAGTACAGGAGTGATTCTTTGGGATCTTTATTCAAAATTAAAAACCGCAGATTAG
- the folK gene encoding 2-amino-4-hydroxy-6-hydroxymethyldihydropteridine diphosphokinase: MKSPKIVHIALGSNEGERFEILQNAVGKIFEEIGEIVQISSVYETPAWGFSGNAFLNACIAVSTRFSAEDVLRKLLAIEAHFGRKRSDSKNYQNRTLDLDVLLVEDEVSETEILTLPHPQIQNRRFVLEPLNDIAANETHPVLKKKIQQLLLEVKDEAKLTKIDAKLETLKIANKFSSCNYIAVEGNIGAGKTSFSTMVSQDFNAKLILERFKDNPFLPKFYEDQERYAFSLEMSFLADRYQQLSDDLAQYDLFKDFVISDYDVFKSLIFAKITLAEDEYSLYQKLFHLMYKELVKPDLYIYLYQNTERLLQNIKKRGREYEQNIQPDYLMNINKSYLSFIKSQTNMKVQIIDISELDFVNNRNDYLKLLAEIDL, from the coding sequence TTGAAATCCCCTAAGATAGTACATATAGCGCTGGGAAGCAATGAAGGAGAGCGTTTTGAGATTTTACAAAATGCCGTAGGTAAGATTTTTGAAGAGATTGGTGAGATCGTTCAGATTTCTTCGGTTTATGAGACGCCAGCCTGGGGTTTTTCTGGAAATGCATTTCTTAATGCCTGTATTGCGGTTTCTACACGTTTTTCTGCGGAAGATGTGCTACGGAAGTTATTAGCGATCGAAGCTCATTTTGGAAGAAAAAGAAGTGATTCTAAAAATTACCAAAATCGAACTTTAGATCTGGATGTTTTACTGGTTGAAGATGAAGTTAGTGAAACTGAAATACTAACATTGCCGCATCCACAAATACAGAATCGACGTTTTGTATTGGAACCTTTAAATGATATAGCTGCGAACGAAACGCATCCGGTATTAAAAAAGAAAATTCAGCAATTATTATTGGAAGTAAAAGATGAAGCTAAATTAACTAAGATCGATGCAAAGCTAGAAACGCTAAAGATTGCGAATAAATTTAGTTCTTGTAATTACATTGCAGTTGAAGGTAATATTGGTGCCGGGAAAACCAGTTTCTCCACGATGGTTTCTCAGGATTTTAATGCGAAGTTGATTTTAGAACGTTTTAAAGACAATCCTTTTTTACCGAAATTCTACGAAGATCAGGAGCGTTATGCATTTTCTCTGGAAATGTCTTTTCTGGCCGATCGGTATCAACAGTTATCTGATGATCTTGCGCAATACGATTTGTTTAAAGACTTTGTGATTTCAGATTATGATGTTTTTAAATCGCTTATTTTTGCAAAAATTACCTTGGCAGAAGATGAATATTCACTCTACCAAAAGTTATTTCATCTGATGTATAAAGAGCTGGTAAAACCCGATTTGTACATTTATTTGTATCAAAATACCGAGCGTTTACTTCAGAATATAAAAAAACGAGGGCGGGAATACGAGCAGAATATTCAGCCCGATTATTTAATGAATATCAATAAAAGCTATCTCTCTTTTATAAAGTCTCAAACCAATATGAAAGTCCAGATTATCGATATTTCTGAACTGGATTTTGTAAACAACCGTAACGATTATTTGAAGCTGTTAGCGGAGATTGATTTGTAG
- a CDS encoding S41 family peptidase — MKKLLIPLFTILLGIGQSFAQVTPKWIRYQSISPNGGTIAFTYKGNLYTVAASGGDAKQITFHKAHDYMPVWSKDGKQIAFASDRYGNFDVFVMDALGGPATRLTYHSNDEQPFSFSADNQSVIFGAVRQDLAEHRQFPASYQPELYSVPVTGGRVDQIFTIPAEYVQVSDDGKTMVYHDKVGGENEWRKHHVSSVTRDLWTYDVENDKHSMITSFKGEDRQPVFDNTEENLFYLSEESGNFNVHKLSLENPEKTKQLTDFDDFSVRFLSYGNGTLAFGYDGELYTMKEGQAPKKVEVTIRTQPVDNSDNYISIRDGVQEMEVSPNGKEIAFVARGEVFVTSVDGSLTKRITNTPNQERFVSFTPDGKSVVYSSERDGKWNIYKTEIVRKEEPFFYASTLLKEEPVIEAETDSYIPKYSPDGKKLAYISGRRTLRVKDLDSGKEIDLLTPEDLFTMSDGDQNFTWSPDSKWILMDWGKLLSNNEVLLLAADGSKRENLTESGYQDYYPKWVNDGKQMLWFSNRNGLKSYATSGRSERDVYSMFFTQEAYDKFNMSEEDYKLMKAVEEAQNAKKDEDKEDDKKDKKNRKDKKDEEVKDLKFDWEGMKERKKRLTTHSSSLSDAVLSKDGEKIYYLSSFEDKNNLWETNLRTGETKMSVKLNSRGGSLVWDKKQENLYLLSGGNISKIDVDKEKSEAIKIAGDMYYDQGAEREKMFDHVYIRTKNIFYEPTFHGKNWDSLYVQYKKYLPHIGNSYEFAEMLSEMLGELNVSHSGARYSNRSDDGDETASLGIFMDYDFEGAGIKITEVIKGGPLDKAAYDIEPGMVITAIDGETIENDQDIAKYLNHKANKFVLLEIKDPEAKAPKQITMKPVSLGEERNLLYRRFVRINQKEVEEKSNEKLGYVHIPGMSDEPYRSIYEDMMGKYFETEGVIVDTRFNGGGDLVADLAAFFTGTPFITYETEAKVVGGEPTSRWTKPTLSLFNESMYSDGHCYASGYTDLNIGTTIGMPVPGTCSFAGWERLADGTVWGVVPVSAKNKAGEWMENNQTEPDIIVKNMPGVISEGRDQQLEKGIEVLLDQVTEE; from the coding sequence ATGAAGAAATTACTCATTCCACTTTTTACAATCCTTTTGGGAATAGGACAAAGTTTTGCGCAGGTCACTCCAAAATGGATCCGGTACCAGTCGATTTCACCCAATGGGGGAACCATTGCTTTCACCTACAAAGGCAATTTATACACAGTTGCTGCTAGTGGTGGCGATGCCAAACAAATCACTTTTCATAAGGCACATGATTATATGCCGGTTTGGAGTAAGGACGGTAAACAAATCGCTTTTGCTTCAGACCGTTATGGGAATTTCGATGTTTTTGTGATGGATGCTTTAGGCGGCCCGGCAACACGGCTAACCTATCACAGCAACGATGAGCAACCCTTTAGTTTTTCCGCAGATAATCAGTCGGTTATTTTTGGTGCCGTTCGCCAGGATCTCGCAGAGCACCGCCAGTTCCCGGCCAGTTACCAACCCGAATTGTATAGCGTTCCTGTTACAGGAGGGCGTGTAGATCAGATTTTCACTATTCCGGCAGAGTATGTTCAGGTAAGTGACGATGGCAAAACAATGGTGTATCATGATAAAGTTGGTGGGGAGAACGAATGGCGTAAACACCATGTATCTTCGGTAACCCGGGATCTTTGGACTTATGATGTAGAGAACGATAAACACAGTATGATCACCTCGTTTAAAGGCGAAGATCGTCAGCCGGTTTTTGATAATACCGAAGAAAATTTATTTTACTTAAGTGAAGAAAGCGGCAATTTTAATGTTCATAAATTATCCTTGGAAAATCCCGAGAAAACCAAGCAATTAACCGATTTTGATGATTTTTCGGTTCGTTTTTTAAGCTATGGCAATGGAACTTTAGCTTTTGGGTACGATGGCGAATTATATACGATGAAAGAAGGACAGGCGCCCAAAAAAGTTGAGGTGACTATCAGAACGCAGCCTGTGGACAATAGTGATAATTATATTAGTATTAGAGACGGAGTGCAGGAAATGGAAGTTTCTCCAAACGGTAAAGAAATCGCTTTTGTAGCTCGCGGAGAGGTTTTTGTGACTTCTGTAGATGGCTCTTTAACCAAAAGAATTACCAATACGCCAAATCAGGAGCGTTTTGTGTCGTTTACACCCGATGGTAAATCGGTAGTGTATTCCAGCGAGCGTGATGGAAAATGGAATATTTATAAAACCGAAATTGTAAGAAAAGAGGAGCCTTTTTTCTATGCTTCAACCTTACTAAAAGAAGAGCCCGTTATCGAAGCTGAAACTGATAGTTACATCCCTAAATATTCTCCTGATGGTAAAAAGCTGGCGTATATTTCAGGAAGACGGACATTGCGTGTAAAAGATCTGGATTCAGGAAAAGAAATCGATCTTTTAACTCCTGAAGATCTATTTACCATGAGTGATGGCGATCAAAATTTTACGTGGAGCCCTGATAGTAAATGGATTTTGATGGATTGGGGGAAATTATTAAGTAATAATGAAGTGTTATTATTAGCCGCAGATGGTAGTAAGCGGGAAAATTTAACCGAAAGTGGTTACCAGGATTATTACCCAAAATGGGTAAACGACGGAAAGCAGATGTTGTGGTTTAGTAACCGAAACGGACTAAAAAGTTATGCCACCAGCGGAAGATCTGAAAGAGATGTGTATTCGATGTTTTTTACCCAGGAAGCTTATGATAAATTCAATATGTCTGAAGAAGATTATAAGCTGATGAAAGCTGTTGAAGAAGCTCAGAATGCGAAGAAAGACGAGGACAAAGAAGACGATAAAAAAGATAAAAAGAACAGGAAAGATAAGAAAGACGAAGAAGTTAAAGATTTGAAGTTCGATTGGGAAGGAATGAAAGAGAGAAAAAAACGCCTTACCACGCATTCCAGCAGTTTAAGCGATGCCGTACTTTCTAAAGATGGAGAGAAAATTTATTACCTATCAAGTTTTGAGGATAAAAACAATCTTTGGGAAACCAATCTTCGCACCGGTGAAACCAAAATGTCGGTAAAACTAAATTCCAGAGGCGGAAGTTTAGTTTGGGACAAAAAGCAGGAAAATCTTTATCTATTAAGTGGAGGGAATATTTCTAAAATCGATGTCGATAAAGAAAAGTCAGAAGCAATTAAGATTGCCGGCGATATGTATTACGATCAAGGTGCCGAAAGGGAAAAAATGTTCGATCATGTATATATAAGAACAAAGAATATTTTCTACGAACCCACATTTCACGGGAAAAACTGGGATTCGTTGTATGTGCAGTATAAAAAATACCTTCCGCATATAGGCAATTCGTATGAGTTTGCTGAAATGCTTTCTGAAATGTTAGGCGAACTGAATGTATCACATTCGGGCGCGCGTTATAGTAACCGAAGCGACGATGGCGACGAAACGGCTTCACTCGGGATTTTTATGGATTATGATTTTGAAGGTGCCGGAATTAAAATTACTGAAGTTATCAAAGGAGGACCTTTAGATAAAGCAGCTTACGATATCGAACCGGGAATGGTGATTACCGCTATTGATGGGGAAACCATAGAGAACGATCAGGACATTGCAAAATACCTAAATCACAAAGCCAACAAATTTGTGTTACTGGAAATAAAAGATCCTGAAGCTAAAGCACCAAAACAAATTACCATGAAACCTGTTTCTTTGGGGGAAGAGCGTAATTTGTTATACAGGCGTTTTGTAAGAATAAATCAAAAAGAGGTTGAGGAGAAAAGTAACGAAAAATTAGGTTACGTACATATCCCGGGAATGAGTGACGAGCCGTATCGTTCGATCTACGAAGATATGATGGGTAAATATTTTGAAACCGAAGGCGTAATTGTTGATACTCGTTTTAACGGTGGTGGAGATTTGGTAGCCGATCTTGCGGCGTTCTTTACCGGAACACCTTTTATCACTTATGAAACTGAAGCCAAAGTGGTGGGTGGCGAGCCAACATCACGATGGACAAAGCCTACACTTTCTTTATTTAACGAAAGTATGTATTCAGATGGGCATTGTTATGCCAGTGGGTATACCGATTTAAATATTGGTACAACTATCGGGATGCCGGTACCGGGAACTTGTAGTTTTGCTGGCTGGGAACGTTTAGCCGATGGTACGGTTTGGGGAGTCGTTCCTGTTAGCGCTAAAAATAAAGCCGGGGAATGGATGGAAAATAATCAAACTGAACCCGATATTATCGTAAAAAACATGCCGGGCGTGATTAGCGAAGGTCGCGACCAGCAGTTAGAAAAAGGTATCGAAGTTTTATTAGATCAGGTTACTGAAGAGTAA
- a CDS encoding ABC transporter ATP-binding protein, producing the protein MPKPKKSLEPNKINLKESFASLKFVPRFFQEIRKVNPPLFYANIGSRILSAVIPLALLWIGKIIIDEVVLQIDAEVKDLSRLWMFVAAEFGLAILSDLLSRGVSLTDALLGDQYSIDTSVKIIEKTAELNLDQLEDSEFYDKLERARRQTTGRVGLMSNILAQGEDLIVILSLLIGVVAFEPWLIILLVVSIVPTIINEIKFSGTSYSLARSWTQERRELDYLRYAGASDVTAKEVKLFGLSGYLANRFKSLSDQYYVANKKLAKKRAGWGSVFNVIGTSAYYGAYLLIVYRTVLGVFSLGDLTFLSGSFNRLRSKLQGFFTRFTAITESALYLQDYFEFLDLKYEDAVIDGLPLPREIKKGFRFKNVGFKYPKSDKWVVRNINFELLAGEKLAFVGENGAGKTTLIKLLLRFYEPTEGEILLEDIPVKQYDKTQYQQYFGVIFQDFVKFELTLRENIAMGDIREIDNQFKLDVAAEKSLANQVIDDVPKGLDQQLGKRFKQGKDLSGGQWQKIAIARAYIKDAEVLILDEPTSALDARAETEAFDRFINLTEGKTAVIISHRFSTVRIADRIMVLKDGAVLEIGTHKELMRNDKLYAELFNLQAAGYQ; encoded by the coding sequence TTGCCAAAACCAAAAAAGTCTTTAGAACCCAATAAGATCAATCTTAAAGAAAGTTTTGCTTCTTTAAAATTTGTACCGCGATTCTTCCAAGAGATAAGGAAAGTAAATCCGCCGTTGTTTTACGCCAATATTGGTAGCCGAATTTTAAGTGCGGTCATTCCTTTAGCCTTGCTATGGATAGGGAAGATCATTATCGATGAGGTGGTGTTACAAATCGATGCCGAAGTAAAAGACCTTTCCCGATTATGGATGTTTGTTGCTGCAGAATTTGGGTTGGCGATCTTATCAGATCTTTTGAGTCGAGGAGTTTCACTAACCGATGCTTTGCTTGGTGATCAATATTCGATAGATACTTCTGTAAAAATTATTGAAAAAACAGCCGAACTGAATCTCGATCAATTAGAAGATTCCGAGTTTTACGATAAACTTGAAAGAGCCCGTAGACAAACTACCGGAAGGGTTGGTTTAATGTCCAATATTCTTGCACAGGGCGAAGATCTAATCGTGATTTTATCGTTGCTTATCGGTGTAGTAGCTTTTGAGCCCTGGTTGATTATTTTGTTGGTAGTCTCAATTGTTCCTACTATTATAAATGAAATAAAATTTAGCGGCACCAGTTATTCTTTAGCCAGAAGCTGGACGCAGGAGCGCCGCGAACTTGATTATTTACGTTATGCTGGGGCAAGTGATGTGACGGCAAAAGAAGTGAAGTTATTCGGACTTTCGGGATATCTTGCGAATCGATTTAAGTCACTTTCAGATCAATATTACGTAGCGAATAAAAAACTGGCGAAAAAAAGAGCCGGTTGGGGTTCGGTGTTTAATGTGATTGGAACTTCTGCCTACTATGGTGCCTATTTACTCATCGTGTACAGAACGGTTCTAGGCGTTTTTAGTTTGGGTGATCTTACGTTTTTATCGGGGTCATTTAATCGCTTACGCTCAAAATTGCAGGGATTTTTCACTCGTTTTACGGCAATAACCGAAAGTGCGCTGTATCTTCAGGATTACTTTGAGTTTTTGGATCTTAAATACGAGGATGCCGTAATTGATGGTTTACCACTTCCCAGGGAAATTAAAAAAGGATTCCGTTTTAAAAATGTAGGCTTTAAATATCCAAAATCAGATAAATGGGTGGTTCGTAATATTAATTTTGAATTACTCGCCGGCGAAAAACTGGCTTTTGTGGGAGAGAATGGAGCCGGAAAGACCACGCTGATCAAACTGTTACTGCGCTTTTACGAACCGACTGAAGGAGAAATTTTACTGGAAGATATTCCGGTAAAGCAATATGATAAAACGCAATATCAGCAGTATTTCGGAGTCATTTTTCAGGATTTTGTAAAGTTTGAATTGACCCTTCGAGAAAATATCGCTATGGGCGATATTCGTGAAATCGACAATCAATTTAAATTAGATGTTGCAGCCGAAAAAAGTTTGGCAAATCAGGTAATCGATGATGTTCCAAAAGGATTAGATCAGCAATTAGGGAAACGATTTAAGCAGGGGAAAGACCTTTCTGGCGGGCAATGGCAAAAAATCGCAATTGCCAGAGCGTATATTAAAGATGCTGAGGTTTTGATTTTGGATGAACCAACTTCAGCCTTAGATGCGCGGGCAGAAACCGAAGCTTTCGATCGTTTTATAAATCTTACAGAAGGAAAAACCGCCGTGATCATTTCACACCGCTTTAGTACGGTACGAATTGCAGACCGAATTATGGTATTGAAAGATGGCGCAGTTCTGGAAATCGGCACCCACAAAGAATTAATGAGAAACGATAAACTATATGCCGAATTATTTAATCTTCAGGCAGCGGGATATCAATAG
- a CDS encoding sugar O-acetyltransferase, giving the protein MKSQKEKMLSGELYFAGDDELTKERMRARELIKKYNSLPEDQAEKLTAILRDLIPNGGRELVVQPPFFCDYGYNIKTGDQVYFNFNCVILDGMEVSIGSRSMFGPNVQIYTASHPLNAKERASLLEFSKAIAIGEDVWIGGNVTICPGVKIGNRAVIGAGSVVTKDIPDDVFAAGNPCKVIKKIEH; this is encoded by the coding sequence ATGAAATCACAAAAAGAGAAAATGCTTTCTGGTGAATTATATTTTGCCGGTGATGACGAGCTAACGAAGGAGCGTATGAGAGCTCGGGAGCTGATAAAAAAGTATAATTCTCTTCCTGAGGATCAAGCGGAAAAATTAACTGCTATTTTAAGGGATTTGATTCCTAATGGTGGGAGAGAATTAGTTGTTCAGCCGCCTTTTTTTTGTGATTACGGATATAATATCAAAACTGGAGATCAGGTTTACTTCAATTTTAATTGTGTAATTTTGGATGGGATGGAAGTTAGCATTGGCTCGCGCAGCATGTTTGGGCCTAATGTGCAAATCTATACTGCATCGCATCCTTTAAACGCGAAAGAAAGAGCTTCGCTTTTAGAATTTTCTAAAGCCATAGCCATAGGAGAAGATGTTTGGATTGGTGGAAACGTTACTATCTGTCCCGGTGTGAAAATCGGAAATCGTGCAGTTATTGGTGCCGGAAGCGTGGTAACTAAAGATATTCCTGATGATGTTTTTGCTGCCGGAAATCCTTGCAAAGTAATTAAGAAAATAGAACACTAA
- a CDS encoding AsmA family protein, with protein sequence MKKVFKIIGITLLVIVVLLIAAPFIFSSQIEDFVKKTINDNVNAKVEFADLDLSLFRSFPQATVVLSDVSVINNAPFEGDTLADVEELTLEMSIKELFKGNDEAKKIDEFKINNAYLNILVDSLGRANYDIAKVDTTATNKTTPADTTGGLILDLQHYEINNSRLNYIDKGAKMALQLEELNHSGTGDFSLDQTELDTDTEAIVSFEFDSINYLNRNKVALDAVLQMDLENMKYTFLENEAKINQLPLTFDGFVQVDGDDTNIDLTFKTPSSDFKNFLAVIPEVYAKNIENVETKGDFVVNGMIKGTANDTYIPKLDISVTSNNASFKYPDLPKSVEDINLDLRVLNETGIVEDTYLTFNNVKFRIDQDRFAANGSVKNLMGNMLVDLDLDGTLNLANLDKAYPLDMNLDLNGILTVDASANFDMNSIEKEQYQNVKSSGTASIKNFSYKSPEIPNEVNISSAKVNLAQDNVSVPELNLITGQTDLQANGTIQNLMGFLFTDQKLKGDFNVKSNTFAVNDFMVAQTEEKPAETSEENTAKTPKTEKVATGEEAIKIPSFLDVALTFNANKILYDNLKLTNAKGKVIIRDETATLQNITSDIFGGKIALNGNVSTKTPTPTFDMSLDLNAISIAESFNGLELMQGLAPIANALQGKIQTNLKLNGNLNNDLTPILTSLAGDALAQILTADIDSKKMPLLSKLDDQINFIDLDKIDLSNLKTKLTFDNGAVNIQPFDFKIKDILVKISGSHGFDMNMNYKLDLDVPAKYLGNQVSSTLSKLSGSSLENTKVEIPVGLNGTFQSPKINLNMQQAITSLTQKIAEEQKDKLKEKGTNALNDLINKQLGKNKQDNTATTDSTGTAKPAKTVDTTKTQEKKIEDAAKSILGGLLNRNKKKKDTAQ encoded by the coding sequence ATGAAAAAAGTTTTTAAAATTATAGGAATCACACTGCTGGTGATTGTAGTATTACTAATCGCAGCTCCATTTATATTTTCATCACAAATTGAAGATTTCGTCAAAAAAACCATCAATGATAATGTAAACGCCAAAGTAGAATTTGCAGATTTAGATTTAAGTTTATTCCGAAGTTTTCCACAAGCCACAGTAGTCCTTAGCGATGTTAGCGTTATAAATAATGCGCCTTTTGAAGGCGATACACTTGCTGATGTTGAAGAGCTAACATTAGAGATGAGCATTAAAGAACTTTTTAAAGGCAATGATGAAGCTAAAAAAATTGATGAATTTAAAATCAACAATGCTTACCTAAATATTTTAGTAGACTCTTTGGGAAGAGCCAATTACGACATTGCAAAAGTAGATACTACAGCAACAAATAAAACTACTCCAGCAGATACAACAGGCGGATTAATTTTAGACCTGCAACATTACGAAATCAATAATTCCCGATTAAATTATATCGATAAAGGCGCTAAAATGGCCTTACAATTAGAAGAATTAAACCATAGCGGAACCGGAGATTTTTCTCTCGATCAAACCGAATTAGATACCGATACTGAAGCCATAGTTTCTTTCGAATTTGATAGTATTAATTATTTAAACCGAAATAAAGTAGCACTAGATGCTGTGCTTCAAATGGATTTAGAAAATATGAAATATACGTTTCTAGAGAATGAAGCAAAAATCAATCAATTACCACTTACTTTTGATGGTTTTGTACAAGTTGATGGTGATGATACCAATATCGATCTAACATTCAAAACACCTTCATCTGACTTTAAAAACTTCTTGGCGGTAATTCCAGAAGTTTACGCCAAAAACATCGAAAATGTTGAAACTAAAGGTGATTTTGTGGTAAACGGTATGATTAAAGGAACTGCTAATGACACCTATATTCCGAAATTAGATATTTCAGTAACCTCAAATAATGCTTCATTTAAATATCCCGATTTACCAAAAAGTGTAGAAGATATTAATCTTGATCTTCGGGTTTTAAATGAAACCGGAATTGTAGAAGATACCTATTTAACCTTCAACAATGTAAAATTCAGAATCGATCAAGATCGTTTTGCAGCTAACGGAAGTGTAAAAAACTTAATGGGCAATATGCTTGTTGATCTTGATCTGGACGGAACGCTAAATTTAGCCAATCTCGATAAAGCCTATCCATTAGATATGAATTTAGATTTAAACGGAATTTTAACGGTAGATGCTTCAGCCAATTTCGATATGAATAGTATCGAAAAAGAACAATACCAGAATGTAAAAAGTAGTGGTACGGCAAGTATTAAAAACTTTAGTTATAAATCTCCGGAAATTCCGAACGAAGTAAATATATCAAGCGCTAAAGTAAACTTGGCTCAGGATAATGTTTCAGTTCCTGAATTAAATTTAATTACCGGCCAAACCGATCTCCAAGCAAACGGAACTATACAGAATTTGATGGGATTCCTGTTTACCGATCAAAAATTAAAAGGAGACTTCAACGTAAAATCGAATACTTTTGCAGTGAACGATTTTATGGTGGCACAAACCGAAGAGAAACCTGCGGAAACTTCCGAAGAAAATACTGCTAAAACGCCTAAAACCGAAAAAGTAGCCACTGGCGAAGAAGCTATTAAAATCCCATCTTTTCTTGACGTAGCCCTTACTTTTAATGCTAACAAAATTTTATACGATAACTTGAAGCTTACCAATGCAAAAGGTAAAGTGATTATTCGTGACGAAACCGCTACGCTGCAAAATATCACTTCAGATATATTCGGCGGAAAAATTGCCCTAAACGGAAATGTTTCTACCAAAACACCAACGCCTACTTTCGATATGTCGTTAGATTTGAATGCGATTAGTATTGCTGAGTCTTTCAATGGATTAGAGTTAATGCAAGGCCTAGCGCCAATTGCTAATGCACTACAAGGAAAAATTCAGACTAACCTAAAACTAAACGGTAACCTCAATAACGATCTAACTCCAATATTAACAAGTTTAGCCGGGGATGCTCTGGCTCAAATTTTAACGGCAGATATCGATTCTAAAAAAATGCCGCTTTTATCAAAATTAGACGATCAAATTAATTTTATAGATTTAGATAAAATTGATTTGAGTAATCTGAAAACTAAATTAACTTTTGATAATGGTGCGGTGAATATCCAACCTTTCGATTTCAAGATTAAAGATATTCTGGTAAAAATTTCGGGTAGCCACGGGTTTGATATGAATATGAACTATAAATTGGATCTGGATGTTCCGGCAAAATATTTAGGAAACCAAGTAAGCAGTACGTTAAGCAAACTTAGCGGATCGAGCCTTGAAAATACAAAGGTTGAAATTCCGGTAGGTTTAAACGGAACGTTCCAAAGTCCAAAGATCAACCTGAATATGCAACAGGCAATTACTAGCTTAACGCAAAAAATTGCTGAAGAACAAAAAGACAAGCTAAAAGAAAAAGGCACCAATGCTTTAAATGATCTTATCAATAAACAATTAGGAAAAAATAAACAGGATAATACAGCCACTACAGATAGTACTGGTACAGCAAAACCTGCGAAAACTGTAGACACCACAAAAACTCAGGAGAAAAAAATAGAAGATGCGGCAAAATCTATTTTAGGAGGATTACTTAACAGAAATAAGAAAAAGAAAGATACTGCGCAGTAG